The sequence TAATAATTTATAAATTGTAATTTTAGTTTATTAATATTCTTAGGTGGATATATGATAAAAATTAAAAAACCTGTTGATGAGTTAATTGACGTAATTTCCCAAGACTTAAGTTATGATAAAAAGGAAATTAAAGACCAATTAGCAGATGGTTTGAAAATTCCTTTACAAAAAAACCTATATATACAACCTAAAAAGTGTGTACACTGCGAATTATGCTTGGAAGCTTGCCCTGTCGATGCAATTGAAAAGCCAAATTTAAAAAATTCTGCAAAGATAATTCCAGAAAAATGTATAAAATGTGAAATATGTGCAAAAACCTGCCCTGTGGGCGCCATAGAAGTTTTAAATGGTGAGGCATTTTTAGATGAAACTAAGGAGAATGTAATATATAAAATAGAAGAGATGCCCGTAGAACATCGTAAAATAAAATTAATAAAACATAATTTGGATATGGACAAGTGTATAAAATGTGCCATTTGTGAGCGTTTTTGCGCCCCTAAGGCCATTAAAGTTGAGAAAAAAGTTTCCATTGATATAAATGAAGACTTATGTATGGGTTGTACAGCTTGTGAGAAAGTATGTCCAGTAAATGCAATAAAAGTGGATTATGAACTTAGCGATATCAAATTTGAAGATGAATTTGTTGTGGAAACCGATAAATGTATCGATTGTATGGTTTGCCATGACTTATGCCCAGTTTCTGCAATTACCTATGATGGAAAAATTATAATCGATAATGAAAAATGCGTACACTGTGGAATTTGTGAAAAAAATTGTCCAGTCTCCGCCATATCTAAAATAATTAAAAATTAAAGTTATAATTATATAGATATCTAATTAATAATTAAATATGATATTATATTTATATTATAAATTTTTTTTATTATATACTACACCTATTTAGAATATTAAATCAAATAATGTATAAAATATAATTTACAGAGTATATTATATTACCTTAACTTTATATTATTATATTTCTTTATTAATTTGTATTTAATCGATATATGTTAATAAATTGGCTATTTAATCGTTAAATGTATTAAATGTATTAAAGGTATTAATTTATTAAATTTATTACATTGTATTGAGGTACCAACCTTAATCGTAAATATATTCTTTATGGCGATTTATGAGTTATGAATGGGCTCATCTTAGGAATTAGTGTTATTTTTATATTGGAGGCGTAAAATGAAAGTAAAAGCATTAATGGACACGAAGTTTATAAAAGTATATCCTGAAGATACTGTGGAAGTAGTTTCAAAAATTATGCACAATCGTAAAAAGTTTAGTACTCCAATAATTGATAGGTCTGATAAATTAGTAGGTTGGGTAAATTCGATTGATTTATTGATAGTGGATGATAAAAAAACTCTCATAAAAGATGTAATGCATAATTTAGATACTATAATCGTTTTAAATAAAGAAGAACCTGCAAAAAATGCGGTTTTGAAGATTGTAAAGCATAAAGTTGTTAGCATTCCTGTTTTAACCGACGATGGCACTTTAGTTGGTTTGGTTAGGAATTGTGATATTACTAAAACTTTGGCAAAAATGTATGATATACCAGTTTATAAAATCTTTAAATCTTTAAATTCCGAATTAAAGGGCATTTCTTGGGACGAATTAATGGATTCAGCAGCAATTGTTACAAAACAGATAACTGGCGAAAATATAACGGGTAAGGAGTATGAATCAAGAATCAAAAAATCTACATTTGGTCAAGCAATTTGGTCATGTGGGGGTTTGGAGAGATTTTTCACTGGTTTGATAAAAATAGGTGAAATTGCAGTCGCTCGTAAAGTAAGCCATAAATCCATAGTTAGAAAATAATATTAAAAATTTCCATTATTGTAGTATCCTATTATTATTATTATTATTATTATTATTATCTTATTTATTTTTGATAATTTATAATACTCCGAATACTCAAAATTCTTCTTTTAATTACTAATTAAAGATAATTTAAATCTTATTTAATAATTTTTGACAATAGTTATAAATAATTAATAATACTTAATTTACTTATTAATTATATTTTATTATGCGTTTAATTTAAGATTAATAACGTTTTGTAAAATTTTGGTGTTGTTTAATGTTAAATAAATTAGATATTCATAAAAAGAGAGAGCTTGAATTTTGGACTTTTCTTGAAAAAGCTTTTGAAATTAACTTAAAATTAGATTTGGGTCATTTTAAAATCCTCTGTGTTTTTTTAGATATTAATGACTTTTATGAAGATATGTCAAGAAAAGGGATGTCCAATACTGAGATTATTGAAATATTGCGAAATAAGGGTATCTTGTCAAAGAACTCCGAATATATTTCGGGAGAATACTTAAAAAATTACATTGAAAGGGATAGCCGAGTTGCAGTCCACAATCGTATAAATGATTTGAAAAAACTGGGATTTGGTATTACTACAAAACCTGGACCTTTGGGAGGTTATAAATTATATGAATTTCCAAGCTGGTTTTTTCAATAAAAAAGAATTTTATTTATTTTTTAAAGATTAATTAATCAAATATATTTTTAATATATTTTTCAAAAGGTATTATTTCGTCTCTTTTTCTCGGACTTATTGAAGCTACTTTCAGAGTTTTTGAGTCGTGGTCTAAATCTATGGTTAAAGTACCCGGAGTTATTGTAATACTGCAGGCCAGCAAAACTTGACCATATAAACTGTTTATTTCAGTGTTTATATCCATTATTTCAGGGTTTATTTGATTATTCGTACATCTTCTGAATACATCAACCCAAGCCTCTGCAATTGCTTTTATCATAACCACAATATATTCAAAAATACTCAATAACTTCATCATTACACCTTTAAAAGAATCATAAACTAATTAATGGATATGCCGTATATTATATATTGTATGTATTAAATCATAGTTAAATTTAAAATTTATTAATCTGAAATTCATTATCATAAATATAAAGTTATACAAATATATGAATTGATAATTT is a genomic window of Methanococcus voltae containing:
- a CDS encoding 4Fe-4S binding protein, translating into MIKIKKPVDELIDVISQDLSYDKKEIKDQLADGLKIPLQKNLYIQPKKCVHCELCLEACPVDAIEKPNLKNSAKIIPEKCIKCEICAKTCPVGAIEVLNGEAFLDETKENVIYKIEEMPVEHRKIKLIKHNLDMDKCIKCAICERFCAPKAIKVEKKVSIDINEDLCMGCTACEKVCPVNAIKVDYELSDIKFEDEFVVETDKCIDCMVCHDLCPVSAITYDGKIIIDNEKCVHCGICEKNCPVSAISKIIKN
- a CDS encoding HPP family protein, which translates into the protein MKVKALMDTKFIKVYPEDTVEVVSKIMHNRKKFSTPIIDRSDKLVGWVNSIDLLIVDDKKTLIKDVMHNLDTIIVLNKEEPAKNAVLKIVKHKVVSIPVLTDDGTLVGLVRNCDITKTLAKMYDIPVYKIFKSLNSELKGISWDELMDSAAIVTKQITGENITGKEYESRIKKSTFGQAIWSCGGLERFFTGLIKIGEIAVARKVSHKSIVRK
- a CDS encoding HTH domain-containing protein, which gives rise to MLNKLDIHKKRELEFWTFLEKAFEINLKLDLGHFKILCVFLDINDFYEDMSRKGMSNTEIIEILRNKGILSKNSEYISGEYLKNYIERDSRVAVHNRINDLKKLGFGITTKPGPLGGYKLYEFPSWFFQ
- a CDS encoding monovalent cation/H+ antiporter subunit E, which translates into the protein MKLLSIFEYIVVMIKAIAEAWVDVFRRCTNNQINPEIMDINTEINSLYGQVLLACSITITPGTLTIDLDHDSKTLKVASISPRKRDEIIPFEKYIKNIFD